In Nitrospira sp., the sequence ATTCGACTCATCGGTGACGTCGGCCGCGACAATAATCTGAGCGGTGGTATCCACGGCAGCCTGACAGTTGTACCCTTGGACGACACTCCCTTTGGCGTCCGACGCCGGCATGATCCGGCTCTCCGGATCGGTGAAGTTACGCTGGGTCTTCGGGTGCGGCCCTGAGCGGGGCAGCTGCAGTGGCCGATCTGTGGCCCTCGTGTCCTGCGCCTCCTGCTCCAGCACCGCCTTGGCGGCCCGAATCGTCTGGAGCCGCTGTTCACGCCGGGCGAGTTCGGCAGGCCGTTCATCGCCTCGCCGGTCCGGGCCATAGGTGGCATCATCCCGGGTACCGGCGGCCTCGGCCTGCTGGAGCAGCGTCTCAACCTCGGCTTGCACCCGGGCCTCCTCCGTGACCATGCGGCCGTAGCTCATCGCCTTGTGCTTCAAGGCATTCGCTTTGACCTTGGTGCCATCCAAGGCGATGTGGCCCAGCTTGACCAAGCCTGCCCGCGGGCAGAGCTTCAACACCTGGACGAACAAGTCGGCCAGCGCCGTCAGATGCTGTTTCCGAAAGTCGCTGAGCGTCCGGAA encodes:
- a CDS encoding transposase, whose protein sequence is MAFRVLAANQRPDFRTLSDFRKQHLTALADLFVQVLKLCPRAGLVKLGHIALDGTKVKANALKHKAMSYGRMVTEEARVQAEVETLLQQAEAAGTRDDATYGPDRRGDERPAELARREQRLQTIRAAKAVLEQEAQDTRATDRPLQLPRSGPHPKTQRNFTDPESRIMPASDAKGSVVQGYNCQAAVDTTAQIIVAADVTDESNDKQQAQPMLTQVLVNTEQIPRTVSMDAGSCSEANVTASTALGCWPLIPPDRQDCPCRRPSRFRHQTIGGNRHASR